In Amia ocellicauda isolate fAmiCal2 chromosome 7, fAmiCal2.hap1, whole genome shotgun sequence, one genomic interval encodes:
- the tmed1a gene encoding transmembrane emp24 domain-containing protein 1a — translation MELRITIQVCLAIVSALCVGQTTPFIPAKDSEFTFILPAGRIECFFQTATKNSTMEVEYQVIAGAGMDVDFTINNPNGYQLISEFRKSDGVHTVEPTDEGDYQICFDNTFSKFSEKMVFFEVIFEGPGGDAGQDDWSQMTEPESLLEYKLEDIRESVESVHRRLERSMHFQNVLRAYEARDRILQDDNLWRVTFWSCLNMLVLLVVAMVQVYTLRSLFEDKKKVRT, via the exons ATGGAGCTCAGAATAACTATACAGGTTTGTTTGGCCATCGTTTCGGCCTTATGCGTGGGCCAGACAACGCCTTTCATCCCGGCCAAAGATAGCGAGTTCACCTTCATCTTGCCAGCCGGAAGAATTGAATGTTTTTTCCAAACAGCCACGAAAAACAGCACCATGGAGGTGGAGTACCAG GTGATTGCTGGGGCTGGTATGGATGTTGACTTCACCATCAACAACCCCAATGGGTATCAGCTCATCTCTGAGTTCAGGAAGTCGGACGGCGTTCACAC AGTGGAGCCCACCGATGAAGGGGATTACCAGATCTGCTTCGACAACACCTTCAGCAAGTTCTCGGAGAAGATGGTGTTCTTTGAGGTGATATTCGAGGGCCCTGGGGGGGACGCGGGGCAGGACGATTGGTCACAGATGACTGAGCCCGAGAGCCTCCTGGAATACAAGCTCGAAGACATCCGG GAGTCGGTGGAGTCTGTGCACCGGCGGCTGGAACGCAGCATGCATTTCCAGAACGTCCTCCGCGCCTACGAGGCCCGTGACCGCATCCTGCAGGATGACAACCTGTGGCGCGTCACCTTCTGGTCGTGCCTCAACATGCTGGTGCTGCTGGTGGTGGCCATGGTGCAGGTGTACACCCTCAGGAGCCTCTTCGAAGATAAAAAGAAAGTGCGCACGTAA